From Polynucleobacter sp. MWH-Braz-FAM2G, a single genomic window includes:
- a CDS encoding aminodeoxychorismate/anthranilate synthase component II — protein sequence MLLMIDNYDSFTYNLVQYFAELGEEVKVFRNDEIAVEDIAKLNPARICISPGPCSPAEAGISVETIKRYAGQIPILGVCLGHQAIGEAFGGKVIRAQKVMHGKTDSIHHTGLGVFRNLPNPFKVTRYHSLAIERSSLPSSLEITATSSDGEIMGVRHRDLAVEGVQFHPESILSEHGHALLKNFLQNQ from the coding sequence ATGCTCCTAATGATTGATAACTATGACTCCTTTACTTATAACCTCGTGCAATATTTTGCTGAGCTAGGCGAGGAAGTGAAAGTATTTCGTAATGATGAAATTGCTGTGGAGGATATTGCCAAGCTCAACCCAGCACGCATCTGCATTTCTCCAGGCCCATGCAGTCCTGCTGAGGCTGGAATTTCCGTTGAAACCATCAAACGTTATGCTGGTCAAATTCCGATCCTGGGGGTTTGCTTAGGACACCAAGCGATTGGTGAGGCATTCGGCGGCAAAGTGATTCGCGCCCAAAAAGTCATGCATGGCAAAACTGACAGCATTCATCACACTGGACTGGGAGTATTTAGAAACCTCCCCAACCCATTCAAAGTGACTCGCTACCACTCACTAGCGATTGAGAGAAGCTCATTACCCTCATCGCTAGAGATTACTGCGACTTCTTCTGATGGAGAAATCATGGGCGTACGTCATCGCGATCTTGCTGTCGAGGGCGTGCAATTTCATCCAGAATCAATTCTTTCTGAGCATGGACACGCCCTACTAAAGAATTTTTTGCAAAATCAATAA
- the trpE gene encoding anthranilate synthase component I, producing MQREEFNALAKQGFNRIPLVKEVLADLETPLSLYVKLSQTFGQKNTYLLESVLGGERFGRFSFIGLPARTIVRAVGTPHSPINEVVTDGKVVETNTDNPLDFVDKYFNRFKVALQPGMPRFCGGLAGYFGYDTVRYIESRLANHQLPDELGVPDIQLMLTEQLAVIDNVAGKIYFIIYADPTTPNAFENAQDRLKELLKCLAKPAQMPPSLPSTKTDLIRKFKAADFEQAVLKTKEYILAGDCMQVVIGQRISKPFTDSPLALYRALRSLNPSPYMYFYDFGDMQIVGSSPEILVRQEKRASEKIVTIRPLAGTRPRGANPEEDERLAKELLADPKEIAEHVMLIDLARNDVGRIAKTGSVKVTDSMSIEKYSHVQHIVSSVEGDLLNNMSNMDVLRATFPAGTLSGAPKIRAMEIIDEMEIVKRGVYGGAVGYLSFSGDMDVAIAIRTGVIRDGMLHSQAGAGVVADSDPTAEWKETEAKARAVLTAADLVQGGLDAPND from the coding sequence ATGCAGCGCGAAGAATTTAATGCTCTGGCAAAACAGGGTTTCAATCGTATTCCACTGGTTAAAGAAGTATTAGCGGATCTTGAAACTCCACTGTCTCTTTACGTCAAACTCAGTCAAACATTTGGTCAGAAAAATACTTACCTATTGGAGTCCGTTTTAGGTGGGGAACGTTTTGGGCGCTTCTCCTTTATTGGATTACCTGCTCGAACAATTGTAAGAGCGGTTGGAACTCCTCACTCTCCAATCAATGAAGTCGTCACCGATGGAAAAGTTGTAGAAACTAATACCGACAATCCTCTCGACTTTGTAGATAAATATTTCAATCGTTTTAAGGTTGCATTGCAGCCTGGTATGCCACGTTTTTGTGGTGGTCTCGCAGGATACTTTGGATACGACACCGTACGATATATCGAATCTCGCTTAGCCAATCACCAACTTCCAGATGAATTAGGCGTTCCAGATATTCAACTCATGTTGACTGAGCAATTGGCAGTCATTGATAACGTTGCTGGAAAAATCTACTTCATTATTTATGCAGATCCTACTACTCCAAATGCATTTGAGAATGCCCAAGATCGGTTAAAAGAATTACTTAAATGTCTTGCGAAACCAGCGCAAATGCCGCCATCTTTACCAAGCACTAAGACTGATCTCATTCGCAAATTCAAAGCGGCAGATTTTGAGCAAGCTGTTTTAAAAACCAAAGAATATATTTTGGCTGGTGATTGTATGCAGGTAGTTATTGGGCAACGGATTAGCAAACCATTCACCGATTCACCATTAGCACTCTACCGTGCATTGCGTTCACTCAATCCTTCGCCCTATATGTACTTCTATGACTTTGGGGACATGCAGATCGTTGGTTCATCCCCAGAAATTTTGGTGCGCCAAGAAAAAAGAGCCTCCGAGAAGATTGTGACGATACGCCCACTCGCAGGTACACGTCCTCGCGGTGCAAACCCCGAGGAAGATGAGCGACTAGCTAAAGAGCTTTTGGCAGACCCCAAAGAAATCGCTGAGCACGTGATGCTAATTGATCTAGCGCGTAATGATGTAGGGCGAATTGCCAAAACTGGTTCGGTCAAGGTAACTGACTCGATGTCCATTGAAAAGTACTCACATGTTCAACACATCGTCAGCTCAGTAGAGGGTGATCTTTTAAACAATATGAGCAATATGGATGTACTACGCGCAACATTTCCAGCAGGGACTTTATCGGGGGCGCCTAAAATCCGAGCAATGGAAATCATTGATGAAATGGAAATTGTGAAACGTGGTGTATATGGTGGCGCAGTAGGCTATCTCTCCTTCTCGGGAGATATGGATGTAGCAATTGCTATACGTACTGGAGTTATCCGAGATGGGATGTTGCATTCTCAAGCTGGCGCTGGTGTAGTCGCTGATTCAGACCCAACGGCTGAGTGGAAAGAAACGGAAGCAAAAGCACGTGCAGTTTTGACTGCTGCCGATTTAGTGCAAGGAGGACTCGATGCTCCTAATGATTGA
- the rpe gene encoding ribulose-phosphate 3-epimerase, whose amino-acid sequence MESQKSSSNSQFVIAPSILSADFACLGKEVQDVLKAGADWIHFDVMDNHYVPNLTIGPLVCEAIRPYANKNGKPAVIDVHLMIEPVDRIVPDFAKAGANLISFHPEASPHVNRTLNLIRDQGCQTGLVLNPATPLDHLDHTLDLLDLVLLMSVNPGFGGQSFIPSTLSKITQVRERLDLHQAETGRHIRLEVDGGIKTDNIAAVAQAGADTFVAGSAIYGKDNYAEVIAAMRTELKKSGRS is encoded by the coding sequence ATGGAAAGTCAAAAATCATCCTCAAACAGTCAATTTGTCATTGCTCCATCTATTTTGTCTGCCGACTTCGCCTGCCTAGGCAAAGAGGTTCAGGACGTTTTAAAAGCTGGGGCCGACTGGATTCACTTTGATGTGATGGATAACCACTATGTGCCGAATCTCACAATTGGCCCCTTGGTCTGTGAGGCTATTCGCCCTTACGCAAATAAAAATGGCAAGCCTGCCGTAATTGATGTGCACCTGATGATCGAGCCGGTCGATCGGATCGTTCCTGACTTTGCCAAAGCGGGTGCTAATTTAATTAGCTTTCATCCCGAGGCGAGCCCTCACGTTAATCGCACATTAAATTTAATTCGAGATCAAGGTTGTCAAACCGGTTTAGTACTAAATCCAGCAACACCTCTTGATCATCTTGACCATACTTTGGATCTACTAGACCTAGTATTACTTATGTCTGTCAATCCAGGATTTGGTGGTCAATCATTTATTCCAAGCACCCTTAGCAAGATTACTCAAGTACGCGAACGCTTAGATCTTCATCAGGCTGAAACAGGGCGACACATTCGTCTTGAAGTAGATGGCGGAATTAAGACTGACAATATTGCAGCCGTTGCCCAAGCAGGCGCAGATACTTTTGTTGCGGGCTCTGCAATTTACGGAAAAGATAACTATGCTGAAGTGATTGCAGCAATGCGCACTGAACTAAAAAAGTCAGGAAGATCGTAA
- the apaG gene encoding Co2+/Mg2+ efflux protein ApaG, whose product MNPHEMSITVKAQYLPEQSDPDNRQFAFAYTVTIRNTGAASIQLIARHWFITDGDNDVQEVRGLGVVGQQPLLRSGEHFEYTSWATLPTPAGTMRGEYFCVTEDAQFFQAPIPEFALVMPRTLH is encoded by the coding sequence ATGAATCCTCACGAAATGAGCATTACGGTCAAAGCCCAGTATCTTCCAGAGCAATCTGACCCCGATAATCGCCAATTTGCCTTCGCTTATACCGTCACCATCCGAAATACGGGGGCAGCCAGTATTCAACTGATTGCGCGCCATTGGTTCATTACTGATGGCGATAATGATGTTCAGGAGGTGCGAGGTTTGGGGGTGGTTGGTCAGCAACCATTACTTCGCTCAGGAGAGCATTTTGAATACACCAGCTGGGCTACTTTGCCTACCCCAGCCGGAACGATGCGTGGAGAGTATTTTTGTGTAACTGAAGATGCCCAATTCTTTCAGGCCCCAATTCCAGAGTTTGCTTTAGTGATGCCGCGTACTTTGCATTAA
- a CDS encoding murein transglycosylase A, whose translation MIFKFKLLLTSVFLILLASLIGGCSVPPTRSAGSRSGSSGAAPSSYSSPIASFSAVSWQALPGWQEDDMTQAWPAWLKSCDALRKKNSEVNWRQVCAQAGNVSGGDIQSIRKYFESNFQAYEIRTSSGSDTGLITGYYEPVMKGSLTRTSTYSIPLYGYPNAWRKSKPNPAPSRAELMSSGVLQGSEIAWVQDPVAAAFMQIQGSGKIRLEDGRTIRLGFAGTNDQPFKSFAQWLLDRKEITRSEATMQGISQWAKRNPGQVNEMLNANPRFVFFKELPGNVAADLGPNGALGVPLTSERSIAVDLQALPIGAPVFLATTKPLSSQPLQKLVMAQDTGKAIVGGVRADYYWGSGDSAGEMAGRMKQNGRMWLLLPR comes from the coding sequence ATGATTTTTAAATTTAAGTTATTGCTAACTAGTGTATTCCTTATCTTGTTAGCCAGTTTAATTGGTGGATGCTCTGTTCCTCCCACTCGTAGTGCTGGTTCTCGCTCTGGCAGTTCGGGTGCCGCTCCATCGAGCTATAGCTCTCCTATTGCAAGTTTTAGTGCTGTTTCTTGGCAGGCTTTACCAGGATGGCAAGAGGATGATATGACTCAGGCATGGCCAGCTTGGTTAAAGAGTTGCGACGCTTTGCGCAAAAAAAATAGTGAAGTAAATTGGCGCCAAGTATGCGCTCAAGCAGGTAATGTTTCTGGTGGTGATATTCAGTCAATTCGTAAGTATTTTGAAAGTAATTTTCAGGCCTATGAAATTCGTACGAGCTCTGGAAGTGATACAGGCTTAATCACTGGTTATTACGAGCCTGTGATGAAGGGTTCGCTGACTCGAACAAGTACTTATAGTATTCCGCTTTATGGTTACCCTAATGCGTGGCGCAAATCGAAACCTAATCCAGCTCCAAGCCGTGCTGAACTGATGAGTTCAGGTGTTTTGCAGGGTTCTGAAATCGCGTGGGTGCAGGATCCTGTGGCTGCGGCGTTTATGCAAATTCAAGGTTCGGGAAAAATTCGCCTTGAAGATGGTCGGACTATTCGTCTTGGCTTTGCGGGGACCAATGACCAACCCTTTAAATCATTTGCACAATGGCTCTTGGATCGTAAAGAAATTACCCGCAGTGAAGCGACGATGCAGGGCATATCGCAATGGGCTAAACGTAATCCTGGCCAAGTGAATGAAATGCTTAACGCCAACCCACGTTTTGTGTTCTTTAAAGAATTGCCAGGAAATGTAGCGGCAGATTTAGGTCCCAATGGAGCCCTTGGTGTGCCATTAACTAGCGAACGCAGTATTGCAGTTGATTTACAGGCCTTGCCAATAGGGGCACCAGTATTTTTGGCAACAACTAAACCGCTAAGCAGTCAGCCTTTGCAAAAACTAGTAATGGCGCAGGACACTGGCAAAGCAATTGTTGGTGGTGTACGAGCTGATTACTATTGGGGATCGGGAGATTCTGCTGGAGAGATGGCTGGTCGCATGAAGCAGAATGGTCGAATGTGGTTGCTGCTTCCCCGCTAG
- a CDS encoding M20 aminoacylase family protein: protein MHLLSEITDSAETIQEIRRNIHAHPELRFEENRTSDLVAEALSSWGITVYRGMGKTGVVGRLDGDLGPGKMIGLRADMDALPLQEHNNFAHASKNPGKMHACGHDGHTAMLLGAAQYLSNHRDFKGTVIFIFQPAEEGGAGAKEMINDGLFKDFPCDAVFGLHNWPGLAEGHFGVTPGPMMASSNAFEVTITGKGGHAALPHNSADPVLTGAQIVLALQSIITRNKRPVDAAVLSITQFHAGETSNVIPDSAFIGGTVRTFTLGVLDLIEQRLREIAHSVASAFDCKAEITFSRNYPPLINHAEEVKFATEVMSELVGKQNVNESIDPTMGAEDFAFMLLEKPGCYVFLGNGDGDHRSVGHGMGPCHLHNPSYDFNDALIPVGVSYWVKLAQRFLEKTN from the coding sequence ATGCATTTACTCTCTGAAATTACTGACTCAGCAGAAACCATTCAGGAAATTAGACGCAATATTCATGCGCACCCTGAACTGCGTTTCGAAGAAAATCGCACATCCGATTTAGTTGCGGAAGCGCTTTCTAGCTGGGGTATTACTGTTTATCGTGGCATGGGTAAAACTGGGGTGGTTGGTCGTTTGGATGGCGACCTAGGACCAGGCAAGATGATTGGTCTGCGCGCCGATATGGATGCACTGCCCTTACAAGAGCACAACAACTTTGCTCATGCTTCAAAAAATCCTGGAAAGATGCATGCTTGTGGCCATGATGGCCATACCGCCATGCTATTGGGTGCCGCACAATATTTATCGAATCATCGTGATTTCAAAGGTACGGTAATTTTTATTTTCCAGCCAGCCGAAGAAGGTGGTGCGGGCGCCAAAGAAATGATTAATGATGGTCTTTTCAAAGATTTTCCATGCGACGCTGTATTTGGATTGCATAACTGGCCCGGCTTAGCAGAGGGCCATTTTGGTGTGACGCCTGGCCCAATGATGGCGTCAAGCAATGCTTTTGAAGTTACCATCACAGGCAAAGGTGGGCATGCGGCATTACCTCACAATAGCGCAGACCCAGTATTGACTGGAGCACAAATAGTGCTGGCATTGCAAAGCATCATCACGCGCAATAAGCGCCCTGTAGATGCCGCAGTTTTATCCATCACGCAATTTCATGCGGGCGAAACAAGCAATGTCATTCCTGATAGCGCGTTTATTGGCGGAACGGTACGCACATTTACTTTAGGAGTACTCGACCTCATCGAACAACGCCTTCGAGAAATCGCTCACAGTGTTGCAAGCGCTTTTGATTGCAAAGCCGAAATCACCTTCTCAAGAAATTACCCACCGCTCATTAATCATGCCGAAGAAGTGAAATTTGCTACTGAAGTGATGAGTGAACTAGTTGGCAAACAAAATGTAAATGAATCCATCGACCCCACAATGGGTGCGGAAGACTTTGCATTTATGTTGCTAGAGAAACCCGGCTGCTATGTGTTTTTGGGCAATGGTGATGGTGATCATCGCTCGGTAGGTCACGGTATGGGCCCATGCCATTTGCATAACCCTTCTTATGATTTCAATGACGCATTGATCCCAGTAGGCGTGAGCTATTGGGTCAAACTAGCTCAACGTTTCTTAGAAAAAACTAACTAG
- the bioD gene encoding dethiobiotin synthase yields the protein MNKPKGFFVTGTDTEIGKTLVAGALILKLREREIKTLGFKPVVAGTYTNPDGEIFNEDIETLRVASNLNSDDLNICPYVLQTPAAPHLAAIQQGLLLKRDVMAKAFQKIQDQADCVVVEGAGGLIIPLNDHEDLSSFAKEIDLPIILVVGMKLGCINHALLTYEAIKLRNLKFVGWIANSLSEEMPFLQENLRTLKTRISAPFLGCVPPLPEELRKPPNSPYSIEALNFAAQHIQLPKS from the coding sequence ATGAATAAGCCCAAAGGGTTTTTTGTAACCGGCACCGACACTGAAATTGGTAAAACTTTAGTAGCTGGTGCGCTAATACTGAAATTACGCGAGCGAGAAATTAAGACCCTTGGTTTTAAACCGGTCGTGGCTGGCACTTATACCAACCCAGATGGCGAAATCTTCAATGAAGATATAGAAACTTTAAGGGTGGCATCAAATCTAAATTCTGATGACTTGAATATATGCCCCTATGTGTTGCAAACACCCGCAGCGCCTCATCTAGCTGCCATTCAACAAGGTTTGCTATTAAAAAGGGATGTAATGGCAAAGGCCTTTCAAAAGATTCAAGATCAGGCAGATTGCGTGGTGGTTGAGGGTGCCGGCGGCTTAATCATTCCCTTAAATGATCATGAAGATTTGAGTAGTTTTGCAAAAGAAATTGATTTGCCGATCATTCTAGTGGTGGGCATGAAATTAGGTTGCATTAATCATGCCCTGCTAACCTATGAAGCTATTAAGTTGCGTAATTTGAAGTTTGTGGGATGGATAGCAAATTCCCTGTCCGAAGAAATGCCATTTCTACAAGAAAATCTTCGGACTCTAAAAACTAGAATCTCAGCACCTTTTTTAGGATGTGTTCCGCCCCTACCTGAAGAGCTGCGCAAGCCACCCAATAGCCCGTATTCAATTGAAGCTCTAAATTTTGCTGCACAGCACATTCAACTACCGAAGAGTTAA
- a CDS encoding 8-amino-7-oxononanoate synthase produces MTNSFKALHLAHEQLAKLESQLLKRTLRATESPCDTKATIEGRELKTFCSNDYLGLANHPDLVAALAEGGQKYGVGSGASHLISGHSVAHEALEKELATFQKDHIPNARALFFSTGYLANITAITSLVKLAPHGATSIYSARLNHASLIDGIRLATAQTKANVTLFDHTQLDTLNETLKTDKNLLKIIVTDGVFSMDGDLAPVKKLLGLAQKYDALLLIDDAHGFGVLGKNGHGILEQENICSDRIVYIGTLGKAAGVSGAFVCAEQTLIEWVIQKGRPFIYSTATPPAIAHTLSKSLEIIHGFEGSSRRSHLNKLIKIWQEEMHFSQWEKVPSCTAIQPVILGSNANALLAAKLLDEAGYWIPAIRPPTVPSGSARLRITFSANHSEADLRLLISTLQKIEQTVIQRADHE; encoded by the coding sequence ATGACGAACTCATTTAAAGCCTTGCATTTGGCGCATGAGCAACTTGCAAAACTTGAATCGCAATTACTCAAACGAACATTAAGAGCAACAGAATCTCCGTGCGATACAAAAGCTACGATTGAAGGGCGAGAACTAAAAACATTCTGTAGCAATGACTACCTAGGGCTGGCTAATCATCCCGATTTGGTTGCAGCACTTGCGGAAGGCGGTCAAAAATATGGGGTTGGTAGTGGTGCCTCGCATTTAATTAGTGGTCACAGCGTCGCACACGAGGCCCTAGAAAAAGAACTGGCAACATTTCAAAAAGACCATATACCAAATGCACGCGCGTTATTTTTTAGCACAGGGTATCTTGCAAATATTACCGCTATCACCTCTTTGGTAAAACTTGCGCCTCATGGAGCTACTAGCATTTATTCAGCAAGGTTAAATCATGCATCCTTAATTGATGGCATTCGTTTGGCGACTGCTCAAACAAAAGCGAATGTCACCTTGTTCGACCATACGCAACTCGATACATTAAATGAAACACTTAAAACGGATAAAAACCTCCTAAAGATTATTGTCACCGATGGAGTCTTTAGTATGGATGGTGATTTAGCTCCCGTTAAAAAATTATTGGGGCTTGCTCAAAAATATGACGCATTGCTATTGATAGATGATGCACATGGTTTTGGCGTATTAGGAAAAAATGGTCACGGCATTTTGGAACAAGAAAATATTTGTTCTGATCGAATTGTGTATATCGGCACTCTTGGAAAAGCGGCAGGAGTTAGCGGTGCTTTTGTTTGCGCAGAACAAACATTGATTGAATGGGTAATACAAAAGGGGCGTCCCTTTATTTACAGCACAGCTACTCCACCCGCAATCGCACACACCCTCTCAAAGAGCCTAGAAATAATTCATGGATTCGAAGGAAGTAGTCGTCGCTCTCATTTAAATAAATTAATTAAGATATGGCAGGAAGAGATGCATTTTTCTCAATGGGAAAAAGTCCCCTCCTGCACCGCTATTCAACCTGTAATTTTGGGTAGCAACGCCAATGCCTTACTTGCAGCCAAATTATTAGATGAGGCAGGTTACTGGATTCCGGCCATTCGCCCACCAACCGTACCTAGCGGAAGCGCCAGATTACGTATTACATTTTCAGCAAATCACAGTGAAGCAGATTTGCGCCTACTCATTTCAACTCTACAAAAAATTGAGCAAACAGTCATTCAAAGGGCGGATCATGAATAA
- the bioA gene encoding adenosylmethionine--8-amino-7-oxononanoate transaminase, translating to MKVISDLNQTPLVDRSLATVWHPCTQMKQHESFPLVAISKGKGAWLYDENGHALLDAISSWWTNLFGHSNPRINQAITAQLEKIEHVMLAGFTHTPVVELSEKLSALTHHHLGHAFYASDGASAVEIALKMSHHYWQLNGQTQKKKFVCLENGYHGETLGALAVTDVAIFREAYGLLLQDVFTVSSPDARKAKSGESAEGVAKNAAKELEKLFAKEHHNIAAIIVEPLVQCAGQMAMHSPEYLRLVRELCDRYDVHLIADEIAVGCGRSGKFFACEHAGIWPDFLTLSKGISGGYLPLSLCLTTDKIYQAFYGDQTQQGFLHSHSYTGNPLACAAALACLDIFATDKVLEKNIERSNDLANAFAWAKSDLRIEHWRQQGMILAFDVKNDFLKNPKTFSREMFANGLEGGVLIRPIGNTIYVMPPYILSPSETLQLGTSVQDALKKTLA from the coding sequence ATGAAGGTTATTTCTGATTTAAATCAAACTCCGCTCGTCGATCGCAGTCTCGCCACCGTTTGGCACCCCTGCACACAAATGAAACAGCATGAGTCCTTTCCGCTAGTTGCCATCTCAAAAGGGAAAGGCGCTTGGCTATACGACGAAAACGGCCATGCGCTACTTGACGCAATTAGTTCATGGTGGACAAATTTATTTGGCCATTCAAATCCACGCATCAATCAAGCAATCACTGCGCAATTAGAAAAAATTGAGCATGTGATGTTGGCTGGCTTTACTCATACCCCCGTTGTGGAGCTATCTGAAAAACTTTCTGCATTAACTCATCATCATTTAGGACATGCCTTCTACGCCTCTGATGGCGCCTCTGCAGTTGAAATTGCACTAAAGATGAGTCATCACTATTGGCAGCTCAATGGTCAAACACAAAAGAAAAAATTTGTATGTCTCGAGAACGGTTATCACGGCGAGACACTTGGCGCATTAGCGGTAACTGATGTTGCCATCTTTCGTGAAGCATATGGGTTGCTATTACAAGATGTGTTCACCGTCTCTTCGCCCGATGCACGTAAAGCAAAATCTGGCGAAAGCGCAGAAGGCGTCGCCAAAAATGCGGCAAAAGAACTTGAGAAGTTATTTGCAAAAGAGCACCACAATATTGCCGCCATCATCGTTGAGCCGCTAGTGCAATGTGCCGGACAAATGGCGATGCATTCACCTGAGTATCTTCGACTGGTAAGGGAACTGTGCGATCGTTACGATGTACATTTAATTGCGGATGAGATTGCAGTAGGCTGTGGTCGAAGCGGCAAATTTTTTGCATGCGAACACGCAGGCATTTGGCCAGACTTCTTAACTCTCTCTAAGGGCATAAGCGGTGGCTACCTGCCACTTTCTCTTTGTCTTACTACCGACAAAATTTACCAAGCCTTTTATGGCGATCAAACTCAGCAAGGATTTTTACATTCTCATTCATACACTGGAAATCCATTGGCTTGCGCTGCTGCACTCGCTTGTCTAGATATTTTTGCCACTGACAAAGTGTTGGAAAAAAATATTGAGCGCTCTAATGATTTAGCCAATGCATTTGCGTGGGCAAAGAGTGATTTGCGAATTGAACATTGGCGCCAGCAAGGAATGATTTTGGCATTTGATGTCAAAAATGATTTCTTAAAAAATCCTAAAACATTTTCTCGAGAAATGTTTGCTAACGGCTTAGAAGGAGGGGTGTTGATTAGGCCTATAGGTAACACCATCTATGTGATGCCTCCATACATTTTGTCTCCGAGCGAAACTTTGCAACTAGGCACCTCAGTGCAAGACGCACTTAAGAAAACATTGGCATGA
- the bioB gene encoding biotin synthase BioB, with product MQDAQTVEKPLTQFKSKADLHQGANAEIGASGEWSVAQIEALFALPFNELMFRAQEIHKTYFPDGDVELATLLSIKTGGCPEDCGYCPQAARYDTDVKAEKLMGLEEVLEAAKAAKAAGSNRFCMGAAWREPKDRDIEKVTAMIKGVKALGLETCATLGMLEADQAQALQEAGLDFYNHNLDTSEDFYRSVISTRGYQDRLDTISNVRAAGMSVCCGGIVGMGESREQRAAFLARLANLSPYPESVPINHLVPVAGTPLADQKPLDPLEFVRTIAVARITMPKARVRLSAGRQELGRAVQAMCFLAGANSIFYGEQLLTTGNPEAEQDRELLAELGLKTKQSCKAEVLV from the coding sequence ATGCAGGACGCTCAAACTGTTGAAAAACCCTTAACCCAATTTAAATCAAAGGCTGATTTGCACCAAGGGGCAAATGCTGAAATTGGGGCGTCTGGAGAGTGGTCAGTTGCTCAAATTGAGGCTTTATTTGCCCTGCCTTTTAACGAATTAATGTTTAGGGCCCAAGAAATCCATAAAACTTACTTTCCTGATGGTGATGTCGAATTGGCAACCCTGTTGTCCATTAAGACTGGCGGATGTCCTGAGGATTGTGGTTACTGCCCTCAAGCTGCTCGCTATGACACTGATGTCAAGGCTGAAAAACTCATGGGCCTGGAAGAGGTGTTAGAGGCCGCCAAAGCCGCAAAAGCGGCTGGATCAAACCGTTTCTGTATGGGTGCTGCTTGGCGTGAGCCAAAAGATCGTGACATTGAAAAAGTCACTGCCATGATTAAGGGTGTTAAGGCCTTAGGTCTTGAAACCTGCGCCACTCTAGGAATGCTGGAGGCTGATCAGGCTCAAGCGTTGCAAGAAGCTGGCCTAGACTTTTATAACCATAATTTAGATACGAGCGAAGACTTTTACCGTTCTGTGATTTCAACGCGAGGCTATCAAGACCGCTTGGATACTATTTCGAATGTCCGTGCTGCAGGTATGTCAGTTTGTTGCGGGGGAATAGTGGGTATGGGCGAATCTAGAGAGCAGCGGGCGGCATTTTTGGCTCGTTTAGCTAACTTGAGTCCATATCCTGAATCAGTCCCAATTAATCACTTAGTCCCAGTGGCAGGGACGCCATTGGCTGACCAAAAGCCTCTAGATCCATTGGAGTTTGTCAGAACTATTGCGGTCGCTAGAATTACGATGCCTAAAGCCCGCGTCCGCTTATCGGCTGGTCGTCAGGAGCTTGGTAGGGCGGTTCAGGCTATGTGCTTCTTGGCTGGCGCCAATTCCATTTTTTATGGTGAGCAATTACTCACTACCGGCAATCCTGAGGCAGAGCAAGACCGTGAGCTTTTGGCTGAGCTCGGTTTAAAGACCAAACAAAGCTGTAAGGCAGAGGTTTTGGTCTAG
- the coq7 gene encoding 2-polyprenyl-3-methyl-6-methoxy-1,4-benzoquinone monooxygenase, with protein MSPIDRLILEFDTALRSVVGGAHAQRPTPGSDFGSSLGLDAAERKHAAGLMRVNHVGEVCAQALYQSQKLVARNPQIQEMLDHSGQEEMDHLAWCETRLQELGSHTSYLNPIWYAGSFAIGLAAGLAGDKWSLGFVAETEKQVENHLESHLEKLPKEDQRSRAIVDQMRIDEIAHGQAAKNAGGVNLPDPIQKIMQAMSKVMTTTAYKI; from the coding sequence ATGTCTCCAATAGATCGTCTAATTCTGGAGTTTGATACTGCACTTCGATCAGTGGTCGGAGGTGCTCATGCTCAGAGACCAACCCCAGGATCTGATTTTGGGAGTAGTTTGGGGCTAGACGCAGCCGAACGTAAACATGCGGCAGGGCTGATGCGCGTAAATCACGTTGGTGAAGTCTGCGCGCAAGCGCTTTATCAGTCGCAAAAATTAGTCGCCCGAAATCCGCAAATTCAGGAGATGCTGGATCATTCCGGCCAAGAAGAGATGGACCACTTAGCTTGGTGCGAAACTCGCCTTCAAGAGCTTGGATCCCACACGAGTTATCTCAATCCAATTTGGTATGCGGGATCCTTTGCAATCGGCTTGGCAGCTGGCTTAGCGGGTGATAAGTGGAGTTTAGGTTTTGTTGCAGAAACAGAAAAACAAGTTGAGAATCACTTGGAAAGTCATCTCGAAAAATTGCCCAAAGAAGACCAGCGTTCACGTGCAATTGTTGATCAAATGCGTATCGATGAAATTGCTCATGGGCAGGCTGCAAAAAATGCTGGTGGCGTAAATTTGCCAGATCCAATTCAAAAAATAATGCAGGCGATGTCCAAGGTAATGACCACTACTGCTTACAAAATTTAA